Proteins found in one Exiguobacterium sp. 9-2 genomic segment:
- a CDS encoding BglG family transcription antiterminator, producing the protein MTEFTPREHDILFFLLSREEPVQIQEIAETLETSERTIQRERDRLAQSLEDHELRLTYVRGRGLLIEGTDEAKHVLRDQLLLSHKQLPTAEDRQVELAYRLLQEDGMVKLQAIAHAMYVAPSTISQDLERIDEWFMQYDLEIKRKKGIGAEVIGEEINKRRLLISLIFTQWDVLAFYRLLQGDVDQLPHLLQMNRTSWLEMINQAYAVIAPLTKEGRLNDRQIMRATLSLALQALRKDQFPMRYELKAYPVEILKWVERVEERLPDTLSIAERQWLSEELRAFFQSDAGDTEELVTRLRVKRLIEHVSLLYGTNFTKDYALERGLVSHIQSYTRQNSVNPSYVIKQIEREYPRLFDAVKQAALSIFTDATFEDVDLAFWVMHFGAVLSKPTPKLPYRVLVVCSAGLGSSKLLMNRLRQEFAELEHIDNSSLFGIERLPIESYDFVLSTVPLPDIRPPHLLVNPLLPQDEVERIRKLILALPKSFQPEPRQTKTEWLDLEQLHRLVASSIQVSNGFQMERLERVDDGIESLLFEISTRMVDQGLAKSAVSLSAQLLRRHEMSGLGIPGTRLALFHGRDATIQRGGFLIFELPEPIDLLGMDQQLQSVERLLVLVAPEETSNELLELLSSISAAIIESPEQMDQFEFGEEHAIRLLLNRTFRTVIDQFLGNT; encoded by the coding sequence ATGACTGAATTCACACCACGGGAACACGATATCTTATTTTTCCTCTTATCACGTGAGGAACCTGTTCAAATACAAGAAATCGCGGAAACGCTCGAGACATCGGAACGAACGATTCAGCGTGAACGGGATCGTCTTGCCCAGTCTTTAGAAGACCATGAGTTACGTTTGACATATGTCCGCGGTAGAGGTCTGTTGATTGAGGGAACGGATGAAGCCAAACACGTACTACGGGACCAATTATTGTTATCACACAAACAATTACCGACTGCTGAGGATCGCCAAGTCGAGTTAGCGTATCGGCTACTGCAAGAAGACGGGATGGTCAAATTACAGGCGATCGCCCATGCGATGTACGTGGCACCGAGTACGATCAGCCAGGATTTAGAGCGGATTGATGAGTGGTTTATGCAATATGACCTTGAAATCAAGCGCAAAAAAGGCATTGGTGCCGAAGTCATCGGCGAAGAGATCAACAAACGACGCTTATTGATCTCATTGATCTTTACACAATGGGATGTTCTTGCTTTCTATCGGTTGTTGCAAGGAGATGTCGATCAGTTACCCCATCTGTTACAAATGAACCGAACATCATGGCTTGAGATGATCAATCAAGCGTATGCAGTCATTGCACCGTTGACGAAAGAAGGACGTCTCAATGACCGACAAATCATGCGTGCCACACTCAGCTTAGCTTTACAAGCGTTGCGCAAAGATCAGTTTCCGATGCGTTACGAGTTAAAAGCGTACCCAGTCGAAATTCTCAAATGGGTGGAACGCGTCGAAGAGCGATTACCTGACACATTGTCGATTGCCGAACGTCAATGGTTATCAGAAGAGTTGCGCGCGTTTTTTCAATCGGACGCAGGAGATACGGAAGAACTCGTCACACGCCTCCGTGTGAAACGATTGATTGAACACGTCTCTTTATTATATGGAACGAACTTTACGAAAGATTATGCTTTGGAGCGGGGGCTCGTTTCGCATATTCAATCCTATACGCGTCAAAATAGCGTCAATCCGTCCTATGTCATCAAACAAATTGAACGGGAATATCCACGTCTGTTCGATGCGGTCAAACAAGCAGCATTGTCGATCTTCACAGATGCGACATTTGAAGACGTGGATTTAGCATTTTGGGTCATGCATTTCGGGGCTGTTCTCAGCAAACCGACACCTAAACTACCATATCGCGTTTTAGTCGTCTGCTCTGCTGGACTCGGCTCTTCAAAGTTATTGATGAATCGGTTACGGCAAGAATTTGCTGAACTCGAACATATCGATAACTCGTCGCTGTTTGGCATTGAACGGTTACCGATTGAATCGTATGACTTCGTTTTATCGACCGTGCCGTTGCCTGACATCCGCCCACCACATCTTCTTGTCAACCCGTTGCTCCCTCAGGATGAGGTCGAACGGATCCGAAAATTGATTCTTGCCTTACCAAAATCCTTCCAACCAGAACCACGGCAGACGAAAACAGAATGGCTCGATCTCGAGCAATTGCATCGGCTCGTTGCATCGTCGATTCAAGTGTCAAACGGATTTCAAATGGAACGGTTGGAGCGTGTGGACGATGGAATTGAATCGTTATTATTTGAGATCAGCACACGAATGGTCGATCAAGGATTAGCAAAATCAGCTGTTTCACTCTCGGCGCAATTGTTGCGTCGTCATGAGATGTCGGGTCTTGGTATTCCAGGAACACGGCTTGCTTTATTCCACGGACGTGATGCGACAATTCAAAGAGGAGGATTTCTCATTTTTGAATTGCCTGAACCAATCGACTTACTCGGGATGGATCAACAGTTGCAATCCGTCGAACGGCTTCTTGTCCTTGTCGCACCGGAAGAGACCTCGAACGAACTGCTTGAATTACTCAGTTCGATTAGTGCCGCAATCATTGAAAGTCCCGAACAAATGGATCAATTTGAGTTCGGAGAGGAACATGCAATTCGTCTGCTTTTAAATCGAACGTTTCGAACGGTAATTGATCAATTCCTAGGCAATACTTGA
- the gltB gene encoding glutamate synthase large subunit → MTFHKYPEQQGLYDPRMEHDACGIGVYAHQTGRASHEIVEHALAMLCQMEHRGGQGSDAKTGDGAGILTQLPDRLFRETVRHISFPKKGDYGVFMMFLPREERERMRLERTLESIILTEGQDVLGWRTVPVRSEVLGSGARRTEPVIRQCFIGAQAMEGLTFERTLFLIRRAFERESEQLGLEQYVLSSSSETIVYKGLVTTDQLRAYFDDLRDERYQSGFGIVHSRFSTNTFPSWKRAHPNRYLIHNGEINTLQGNIRAMRGRERRLAETTYGNRAEEVLPILDETGSDSSMLDNAFEFLHLSGLSLAETALMLVPEPFEHAEIRPAKRAYYEYHSSMMEPWDGPSAIVFTNGKQIGATLDRNGLRPARYVLLRDGHFMLSSEAGVLPLREQDILYKKRLAPGELLLLDFASGQLIADEEIKRELATRHPYAEWLAQEVVSLSSNDFKETLIELGTKQRHFGYTREDIDQYLIPLVEEQKDPLGAMGTDIPLAVLSERPQSLFRYFKQLFAQVTNPPIDALREEIVTSTLTWLGRQGELLTPNRANCRRVRLETPILRPDEAHVLKQCGLKQKTISTTFTDSLEEALDMIVDEAVTAAQNGYELLTLSDRLVRPGTLPMPILLVTSAIHHALIRKGLRTNLSLIVEGGEIREVHHVATLIGYGADAIYPYLAYATLEEAVGDRFTDVAKRYQKAVTEGVVKVMSKMGISTIFSYRGAQIFEAVGIDRSVIEQHFTGTVSQLSGMTLELMEEEVRRAQQVADERIHLESGSVFRYRQAGEHHAFNPATIHLLQHACRTNDYRLYQKYAQRIQEEPATVLRHLLTFKETTAIPIEEVEPISEIVKYFKTGAMSYGSLSKEAHETLAIAMNRLGGKSNSGEGGEEEERYEHDENGDFRMSRIKQIASGRFGVTSHYLVHADELQIKVAQGAKPGEGGQLPGEKVYPWIARVRASTPGVGLISPPPHHDIYSIEDLAQLIHDLKRANDQARISVKLVAKGGVGTIAAGVAKGLADVIVISGHDGGTGASPKTSIQHAGLPWELGLAETHQTLTLNGLRERVVLETDGKLLTGRDVILAAMLGANEYGFATAPLIAVGCIMMRACHLDTCPVGVATQDPELRKKFTGSADDVVHFMTFIAEEVREHLAKLGVRRLQDLVGRTDLLEPSERQRTHWKAKSLDFSRLLVHVSHGPAEQQQHHVERSFDAREVAPYLESADFSQPQTLRLTIQNTDRAIGTQTGAMLTRRFGALGLPTDRLKLELQGSAGQSLGAYLPRGMTLDVTGEANDYVGKGLSGGIIAVHPPRSISFVSSDQSIIGNVALYGATSGELYVNGQAGERFAVRNSGAVAVVEGIGNHGLEYMTGGSVVVLGDIGKNFAAGMSGGVAYVLPRNPEQFLQRVNRELVSTGPVTHAEEITRLKTFIERHVERTGSEQGDAILANWDHVIHSFIRVIPSTYEKVTTLMADFAKQGHNTEEAMLLAFETHLGRRTGGVR, encoded by the coding sequence ATGACATTTCATAAATACCCTGAACAGCAGGGCTTATACGACCCTCGTATGGAACATGATGCGTGTGGGATCGGGGTTTACGCACATCAAACAGGACGAGCGAGTCATGAAATCGTTGAACATGCATTGGCCATGCTTTGTCAAATGGAACACCGTGGTGGACAAGGGAGTGATGCGAAGACTGGAGACGGGGCGGGTATTTTAACGCAATTACCAGATCGGTTGTTTCGTGAAACGGTTCGGCACATTTCCTTCCCTAAAAAAGGGGATTATGGCGTTTTCATGATGTTCTTGCCACGTGAGGAACGGGAACGGATGCGACTCGAACGAACGTTAGAGTCAATCATTTTGACAGAAGGACAAGACGTATTAGGGTGGCGGACCGTACCTGTTCGGTCCGAAGTGCTTGGATCAGGTGCACGTCGTACGGAGCCAGTCATTCGTCAATGCTTCATTGGTGCACAGGCGATGGAAGGATTGACATTTGAACGAACACTTTTTTTGATTCGACGAGCGTTTGAACGTGAATCGGAGCAACTCGGTCTCGAGCAATACGTCTTGAGTAGCTCGAGTGAAACAATCGTGTATAAAGGACTCGTGACGACGGATCAACTACGTGCGTACTTTGATGATTTACGAGACGAACGCTATCAGTCAGGCTTTGGTATTGTACATTCACGTTTTAGTACGAACACGTTCCCAAGTTGGAAACGTGCCCATCCAAACCGTTATTTGATTCACAATGGCGAAATCAATACGTTGCAAGGAAACATTCGGGCAATGCGCGGTCGAGAACGTCGACTTGCTGAGACGACGTACGGTAATCGGGCAGAGGAAGTGTTGCCGATATTGGATGAGACAGGTAGCGACTCATCAATGCTTGATAATGCGTTTGAGTTTCTTCATCTGTCAGGTCTTTCTCTCGCTGAGACAGCACTGATGCTCGTGCCGGAACCATTCGAACATGCCGAAATCAGACCGGCGAAGCGCGCGTACTATGAGTATCACAGTAGCATGATGGAACCGTGGGATGGTCCGTCTGCCATCGTCTTCACGAACGGAAAACAGATTGGTGCGACGCTTGACCGAAACGGTTTACGCCCGGCGCGATATGTATTGTTACGCGATGGTCACTTCATGTTGTCGTCAGAAGCAGGAGTACTCCCTCTTCGTGAACAAGACATTTTGTACAAAAAACGATTAGCACCGGGTGAACTCCTTTTACTCGATTTTGCGTCCGGTCAGTTAATCGCAGATGAAGAGATCAAGCGGGAGCTAGCGACACGTCACCCTTACGCGGAGTGGCTCGCTCAAGAAGTCGTTTCCCTCTCAAGTAACGACTTCAAGGAAACACTCATTGAACTTGGAACGAAACAGCGGCATTTTGGATACACGCGTGAAGATATCGATCAATACTTGATTCCACTCGTCGAAGAACAAAAGGATCCGTTAGGCGCGATGGGAACGGACATACCGCTAGCGGTCTTAAGTGAACGTCCTCAATCCTTGTTCCGTTATTTCAAACAGCTATTCGCACAAGTCACGAATCCACCGATCGATGCGTTACGCGAAGAGATCGTCACCTCGACGCTAACATGGCTTGGTCGACAAGGGGAGCTGCTGACGCCGAACCGTGCGAACTGTCGTCGTGTTCGCTTAGAGACGCCGATCCTGCGACCAGACGAAGCCCATGTGCTTAAACAATGTGGACTTAAGCAGAAAACGATCTCAACGACGTTCACCGACTCGCTTGAAGAAGCGCTTGACATGATCGTTGATGAGGCTGTGACCGCTGCACAAAACGGGTATGAATTATTGACGTTATCGGATCGTCTCGTTCGCCCTGGAACATTACCGATGCCAATCCTCTTAGTAACGAGTGCGATTCATCATGCGCTGATCCGTAAGGGATTACGTACAAATCTCAGCTTGATCGTTGAAGGTGGAGAAATTCGTGAAGTCCATCATGTCGCCACGTTGATCGGGTATGGTGCGGATGCGATTTATCCGTACCTGGCATATGCGACGCTTGAAGAAGCAGTAGGGGATCGTTTTACGGATGTAGCCAAACGTTATCAAAAAGCAGTCACGGAAGGCGTCGTCAAAGTCATGTCGAAGATGGGCATTTCGACGATCTTCAGTTATCGGGGTGCTCAAATCTTTGAAGCAGTCGGAATCGATCGCTCTGTCATCGAACAGCATTTCACTGGCACGGTCTCTCAATTGAGTGGGATGACGCTTGAGCTGATGGAAGAAGAAGTCCGACGAGCACAACAGGTTGCAGATGAACGGATTCATTTAGAGTCCGGCAGTGTCTTCCGGTACCGTCAAGCAGGAGAACATCATGCGTTTAATCCAGCGACGATTCATTTGTTGCAACACGCATGCCGTACGAATGATTACCGGCTCTATCAAAAGTACGCACAACGCATTCAGGAGGAACCAGCAACGGTGCTACGACATCTGTTGACATTCAAGGAGACGACGGCAATCCCGATCGAAGAAGTCGAGCCCATTAGCGAAATCGTCAAATACTTCAAGACGGGGGCGATGTCATACGGCTCGTTATCAAAAGAAGCGCACGAGACGCTTGCGATTGCGATGAACCGCTTAGGTGGTAAAAGTAACAGTGGTGAAGGTGGGGAGGAAGAAGAACGATACGAACACGATGAAAATGGCGATTTCCGGATGAGCCGAATCAAACAAATCGCCTCTGGTCGTTTTGGAGTGACGAGTCATTATCTGGTACATGCCGACGAATTACAAATCAAGGTGGCACAAGGTGCGAAGCCCGGTGAAGGCGGTCAATTACCCGGTGAAAAAGTCTATCCGTGGATCGCACGGGTGCGTGCATCGACACCGGGTGTTGGATTGATCTCACCACCTCCACACCATGATATCTATTCAATTGAAGATTTAGCCCAGTTGATTCATGACTTAAAACGTGCCAACGATCAAGCCCGGATTAGCGTCAAACTCGTCGCCAAAGGAGGCGTTGGAACGATTGCTGCTGGCGTTGCGAAGGGGTTAGCAGATGTTATCGTCATCAGTGGTCATGACGGCGGAACGGGCGCCTCACCTAAGACGAGTATTCAACATGCCGGACTGCCATGGGAACTTGGTCTTGCTGAAACACATCAAACGTTGACATTAAACGGGTTACGCGAGCGTGTCGTTCTCGAGACGGACGGAAAGCTATTGACCGGTCGTGATGTCATCCTCGCAGCAATGCTCGGAGCGAATGAATATGGGTTTGCGACAGCACCACTTATCGCTGTCGGCTGTATCATGATGCGTGCTTGTCATCTCGATACGTGTCCTGTTGGTGTCGCGACACAGGATCCAGAGCTCCGCAAGAAATTTACCGGATCTGCCGATGACGTCGTCCATTTCATGACATTTATCGCTGAGGAAGTACGAGAACATTTAGCAAAGCTCGGTGTGAGACGGTTGCAAGATCTCGTAGGGCGTACGGATTTACTCGAACCATCGGAACGACAACGAACGCATTGGAAGGCGAAAAGTCTTGATTTCTCTCGTCTCCTCGTTCATGTGTCACACGGTCCGGCTGAACAACAACAGCATCACGTTGAGCGTTCCTTTGACGCCCGTGAAGTCGCACCGTATTTAGAGTCGGCAGATTTCAGTCAGCCACAGACACTACGTTTAACGATTCAAAATACAGACCGTGCGATTGGCACGCAGACCGGTGCAATGCTGACCAGACGATTTGGGGCACTTGGTCTTCCGACGGATCGATTGAAACTTGAACTGCAGGGATCTGCCGGGCAAAGTTTAGGTGCGTATCTCCCACGTGGGATGACGCTTGATGTCACGGGAGAAGCGAATGATTATGTAGGGAAAGGGTTGTCCGGCGGTATCATTGCCGTTCATCCTCCACGTTCGATTTCGTTCGTCTCGTCCGATCAGTCGATCATCGGTAACGTCGCACTTTACGGGGCGACGAGTGGAGAACTCTATGTGAACGGTCAGGCAGGTGAGCGATTTGCGGTTCGAAACAGTGGAGCCGTTGCCGTCGTCGAAGGAATCGGCAACCATGGACTCGAGTATATGACCGGTGGATCTGTCGTTGTCCTTGGCGATATCGGAAAAAACTTTGCAGCCGGTATGTCAGGCGGTGTCGCTTATGTCTTACCGCGTAATCCCGAACAATTTTTACAACGTGTCAACCGCGAACTCGTCTCGACCGGACCCGTCACGCATGCCGAAGAGATCACGCGACTGAAGACGTTCATCGAGCGGCACGTCGAACGGACCGGAAGTGAGCAGGGCGATGCGATTCTAGCGAACTGGGATCATGTCATCCATTCATTCATCCGCGTCATTCCATCGACGTACGAGAAAGTGACAACATTGATGGCTGATTTCGCAAAACAAGGACATAACACTGAAGAAGCGATGTTACTCGCATTCGAGACACATCTTGGTCGAAGAACAGGAGGAGTACGATGA
- a CDS encoding amino acid ABC transporter permease, which translates to MMSSIDWRSVFNPELAVDSFPYILSGLGQTLWISLLSMAIGLGIGLILALCRLSHFRVLRIGASAYISFMRGVPILVLLFMLYFGLPVINIQLNALTAAITGFSLNSAAYMAEIIRSSLLSIDRGQEEAAASLGLSRYRTFVGIILPQAIRIAIPPLSNVLLDLVKASSLAAMITVPEIFQKAKIVGGREFDYMTVYFVVAFIYWGICSCIAVIQEILERRFARYL; encoded by the coding sequence ATGATGTCATCGATTGATTGGCGGTCCGTCTTCAATCCTGAATTGGCGGTTGATTCGTTTCCATATATTTTAAGTGGACTTGGACAAACATTATGGATTTCTTTGCTCAGCATGGCGATTGGTCTTGGAATTGGGTTAATTCTTGCGCTTTGTCGTCTCTCTCATTTTCGAGTATTGCGTATTGGAGCGAGCGCCTACATCTCATTTATGCGTGGTGTACCCATCCTTGTGCTATTGTTCATGTTGTATTTCGGGCTGCCAGTCATCAATATTCAACTGAACGCGTTGACTGCTGCGATTACTGGTTTTAGTTTAAATAGTGCGGCATACATGGCAGAAATCATTCGTTCTTCCTTACTCTCGATTGATCGTGGGCAGGAAGAGGCAGCGGCGTCCCTCGGTTTATCTAGGTATCGGACGTTTGTTGGCATCATTTTGCCGCAAGCGATTCGAATTGCCATCCCACCGCTTTCGAACGTCTTGCTAGATCTTGTCAAAGCTTCGTCGCTTGCTGCCATGATTACTGTCCCTGAAATTTTTCAAAAGGCAAAAATCGTTGGTGGGCGTGAATTCGACTATATGACCGTCTATTTTGTCGTTGCGTTCATTTACTGGGGTATATGTTCATGTATCGCAGTCATCCAAGAGATTCTCGAGCGTCGTTTTGCCCGGTATCTCTGA
- a CDS encoding glutamate synthase subunit beta yields MKRRDQFMTVARSSGAERHPIERVGDFSEYKTALTEAEASQQASRCMDCGTPFCHVGEVFDQVKIGCPVYNLIPEWNLLVEEGRFQEALDRLLETNNFPEFTGRVCPAPCEGSCTLSIHEPAVAIKDIERSIIDIGFEKGWVVPRIPMIRSSHSIAIVGSGPAGLAAADQLNQAGHQVTVFEREDRVGGLLTYGIPAMKLDKEVVQRRVDLLEAEGIHFRTNVTIGADITLETLEAEYDAVILCVGATEPRKLTEAPTQGVGYAMDYLTGVTRHVLSKEPLSPDHDARDKDILVIGGGDTGADCVATALRQRCRSVVQFGKHEQPGTTRATGNMWPDTPLLYSIDYGYAEAFQQFGRDPREYLIAIKRFTTSESGQVTGVWTIQTTKTKNESGAVIFEEIEGSDRYFPVDQVWIAIGFSGVEERILEHLAVASERGKIKTIRYVTNRSGVFAAGDARRGQSLIVWAIREGREVAEAVGQYLRTMQQTG; encoded by the coding sequence ATGAAACGACGCGATCAATTCATGACAGTTGCTCGTTCAAGCGGAGCGGAACGACACCCAATCGAACGGGTGGGGGATTTTAGTGAATACAAGACGGCTTTGACGGAAGCGGAAGCGAGTCAACAAGCAAGTCGATGTATGGATTGTGGCACCCCGTTTTGCCATGTAGGGGAAGTATTTGATCAAGTGAAGATCGGTTGTCCAGTCTATAACTTAATTCCAGAATGGAATTTACTTGTAGAAGAAGGTCGTTTTCAAGAGGCCCTCGATCGACTGCTTGAGACGAACAATTTTCCTGAATTCACGGGTCGCGTCTGCCCAGCGCCGTGCGAAGGATCGTGTACGTTATCAATTCATGAACCTGCAGTTGCAATCAAGGATATTGAACGATCGATCATTGATATCGGGTTTGAAAAAGGATGGGTCGTGCCTCGAATTCCAATGATACGTTCGTCGCATTCTATTGCCATCGTCGGATCTGGTCCTGCCGGTCTTGCAGCTGCTGATCAGCTGAATCAAGCAGGGCACCAGGTCACCGTCTTTGAACGAGAGGACCGCGTCGGCGGGCTTTTGACATACGGTATACCAGCGATGAAACTCGATAAAGAGGTCGTACAGCGTCGTGTTGATTTGCTTGAAGCAGAAGGAATCCACTTTCGGACGAATGTTACGATCGGCGCAGATATCACGCTCGAGACACTTGAAGCAGAGTATGATGCTGTAATCTTGTGTGTCGGTGCGACGGAACCACGAAAATTGACAGAAGCACCAACGCAAGGAGTCGGTTATGCGATGGATTATCTGACTGGAGTGACACGCCACGTGCTCTCGAAAGAACCGTTGTCTCCTGATCACGATGCGAGAGATAAGGATATTCTTGTCATTGGTGGCGGCGATACAGGAGCGGACTGTGTAGCGACGGCGCTCCGTCAACGCTGCCGCTCCGTCGTCCAATTCGGCAAGCATGAACAACCAGGTACGACACGTGCAACAGGAAACATGTGGCCGGATACACCTTTGCTTTATTCGATCGATTATGGATATGCGGAAGCATTCCAACAATTCGGTCGAGATCCCCGTGAATACTTGATCGCCATCAAGCGATTCACGACAAGTGAATCGGGTCAAGTCACCGGTGTCTGGACGATTCAGACGACGAAAACAAAAAATGAATCGGGTGCGGTGATCTTTGAGGAAATCGAAGGGAGCGATCGTTACTTCCCGGTCGATCAAGTCTGGATCGCTATCGGATTCAGCGGTGTGGAAGAGCGTATACTCGAGCATTTAGCGGTTGCATCGGAACGCGGAAAAATCAAGACGATTCGTTATGTGACGAACCGTTCAGGTGTATTTGCCGCAGGTGACGCACGACGTGGTCAATCGCTCATTGTCTGGGCAATTCGAGAAGGTCGTGAAGTGGCGGAAGCCGTCGGTCAATATTTAAGAACAATGCAACAAACTGGCTAA
- a CDS encoding transporter substrate-binding domain-containing protein codes for MKKTMQWTGLLIAGSSILLSACGQQDEKATAYDKIQKEGTIVVATAGTLYPTSYHDEKSNKLTGFDVEVVKEVAKRLDLKVKFKEMSFDGMLTSVNTGQVDLAANDITITDDRKEKFAFSKPYKYTYGTAIVRKSDLSGIKSLEDLKGKKAAGEATTTYMQIAKKYGAKEVTYDNATNDQYLRDVSNGRTDVILNDYYLQTLAVDFFKDFDITIHPDIAYNPSQVGLIMDLDNKELQSNINEQLDKMKEDGTLKDISKQFYAGKNVSQMPDVKTTIVDVN; via the coding sequence ATGAAAAAAACAATGCAATGGACGGGACTCTTGATTGCAGGAAGCTCGATTCTATTAAGCGCATGCGGTCAACAAGACGAGAAAGCAACCGCATACGATAAAATCCAAAAAGAAGGCACAATCGTCGTCGCAACAGCAGGTACACTTTACCCGACGTCCTATCATGATGAAAAAAGTAATAAATTGACGGGGTTTGACGTTGAAGTCGTCAAAGAAGTAGCCAAACGGCTTGATTTGAAAGTAAAGTTCAAAGAGATGTCTTTCGACGGTATGTTGACAAGCGTTAATACAGGTCAGGTTGACCTTGCGGCTAACGACATTACGATCACCGATGACCGTAAAGAAAAATTCGCTTTCTCAAAACCATATAAATATACGTATGGTACGGCAATCGTCCGTAAAAGTGATTTGTCAGGCATCAAGTCTCTAGAAGATCTAAAAGGAAAAAAAGCTGCCGGAGAAGCAACAACGACATATATGCAGATTGCTAAAAAATACGGTGCAAAAGAAGTCACTTACGATAATGCGACGAACGATCAATATCTACGAGATGTCTCAAATGGTCGCACAGACGTCATCTTGAATGATTATTACTTGCAAACACTGGCTGTCGATTTCTTCAAAGACTTCGATATCACGATTCATCCGGACATCGCCTATAACCCGAGCCAAGTCGGTTTAATCATGGATTTAGACAATAAAGAACTTCAATCCAACATTAACGAACAACTCGATAAAATGAAGGAAGACGGTACATTAAAAGACATTTCGAAGCAATTTTATGCCGGAAAGAATGTTTCCCAAATGCCTGACGTCAAAACGACGATTGTCGATGTGAACTAA